From the Lolium rigidum isolate FL_2022 chromosome 2, APGP_CSIRO_Lrig_0.1, whole genome shotgun sequence genome, one window contains:
- the LOC124691361 gene encoding bZIP transcription factor 11-like produces the protein MASSSGSGSTGSLSAMAAMAAAGGTEEEVRALMEQRRAKRMLSNRESARRSRMRKQRHLDDLAAQAAHLRRENAHVSAALGLTARGLLAVDAENAVLRTQAAELTARLSSLEEIVACMNATANTNNATAAAVALTVAAAAATAATDPLLGGFDSAAFDDMFRSSNEMFMFQPC, from the coding sequence ATGGCGTCTTCCAGCGGGAGCGGGAGCACGGGCTCGCTCTCGGCCATGGCCGCCATGGCGGCCGCGGGGGGCACggaggaggaggtgcgggcgCTCATGGAGCAGCGCAGGGCCAAGCGGATGCTCTCCAACCGGGAGTCGGCGCGCCGGTCCAGGATGCGCAAGCAGAGGCACCTCGACGACCTCGCCGCGCAGGCGGCGCACCTGCGCCGCGAGAACGCGCACGTCTCCGCCGCGCTCGGGCTCACCGCGCGGGGGCTCCTCGCCGTCGACGCCGAGAACGCCGTCCTCCGCACGCAGGCCGCCGAGCTCACCGCGCGGCTCAGCTCCCTCGAGGAGATCGTCGCCTGCATGAACGCCACCGCCAACACCAACAACGCCACGGCCGCAGCCGTCGcgctcaccgtcgccgccgccgcggccaccgccgccacggacCCGCTCCTCGGCGGCTTCGACAGCGCCGCCTTCGACGACATGTTCAGATCCTCCAACGAGATGTTCATGTTCCAGCCCTGCTAG